From a single Carassius carassius chromosome 8, fCarCar2.1, whole genome shotgun sequence genomic region:
- the LOC132145423 gene encoding 26S proteasome complex subunit SEM1 — MSEKKQTVDLGLLEEDDEFEEFPAEDWTGLDEDEDAHVWEDNWDDDNVEDDFSNQLRAELEKHGYKMETS, encoded by the exons ATGTCAGAGAAGAAACAAACAGTGGACTTGGGGCTGTTGGAGGAGGATGATGAGTTTGAGGAATTCCCAGCAGAGG ACTGGACGGGCCTGGATGAAGATGAGGACGCTCATGTTTGGGAAGATAACTGGGATGATGACAACGTAGAGGATGACTTTTCTAATCAGCTGAG AGCGGAGCTTGAAAAACATGGATATAAGATGGAAACCTCTTAA